One stretch of Siphonobacter curvatus DNA includes these proteins:
- the sufC gene encoding Fe-S cluster assembly ATPase SufC: MLKIENLQASIGEKQILKGINLEVKPGEVHAIMGPNGSGKSTLASVLAGREDYDVTGGTVQFDGKDLLELAPEERAAEGIFLAFQYPVEIPGVSTTNFLKTALNEIRKYRGEEPLDAVSFLKRMKEKMKLVNIDQSLLSRSLNEGFSGGEKKRNEVFQMAMLEPKLGILDETDSGLDIDALRIVAEGVNTLRDGERSFIVVTHYQRLLDYIVPDFVHVLYKGRIVKSGTKELALELEEKGYDWIKAEVDALV, encoded by the coding sequence ATGCTTAAAATAGAGAACCTTCAGGCATCCATTGGAGAGAAGCAGATTCTGAAAGGCATCAATCTCGAAGTGAAACCCGGTGAAGTTCACGCCATTATGGGACCCAACGGCTCGGGCAAGAGTACGCTGGCCTCTGTACTGGCTGGACGCGAAGACTACGACGTAACCGGAGGCACGGTCCAATTTGATGGCAAAGATCTGCTGGAACTGGCTCCCGAGGAACGGGCCGCAGAAGGCATTTTTCTCGCATTTCAGTATCCGGTAGAAATTCCCGGCGTTTCGACGACGAACTTTCTGAAAACGGCTCTTAATGAAATCCGTAAATACCGGGGCGAGGAACCCCTGGATGCCGTCAGCTTCCTCAAACGCATGAAGGAAAAGATGAAACTGGTCAATATCGATCAGTCTCTGCTGAGCCGTTCACTCAACGAGGGCTTTTCCGGCGGTGAGAAAAAACGGAATGAAGTATTCCAGATGGCGATGCTCGAACCCAAACTGGGTATTCTGGATGAGACGGACTCCGGTCTGGACATCGATGCCCTGCGTATTGTCGCTGAAGGCGTAAACACCCTACGCGATGGCGAGCGTTCGTTCATTGTCGTTACGCACTACCAACGCTTACTCGATTATATCGTTCCTGACTTCGTACACGTGCTTTACAAAGGCCGTATCGTGAAATCCGGCACGAAAGAACTGGCTCTGGAACTGGAAGAAAAAGGCTACGACTGGATCAAGGCAGAAGTGGATGCTCTGGTCTAA
- a CDS encoding arginine deiminase family protein: MQPIFVASEVGTLQRLLIHSPDSGLGKVVPSKAQDWLFEDIVHLDTMRKDEYDYYVKILLYFLDPEKVKGKIAQIDADPKRSFYKPDHPEYFNSDKVIEFQKLLADILEQEAIKTKLIAAICAVEHEWYSTQAELNELSPVDLAKTLISGTTPSGEMLFSPVPNLIFTRDIGITINDHLLLNKPAKQARTREALLAQYIFYTHPIFEPLRGKIIELPDNELYFLLPDNEKNYNKTTLEGGDVMMVAPNHLVIGVSERTTVFAAQQSIKILFEKNVVDKITVVRIPFKRDYMHLDTVCTQVKKNVWVVLGSLLKQGRHAEDQIDPTMSGLIPPKADEDVKIVQFYKDGTSPKELASLEELLTQISVEDLGCREEEVTFIFSGNNEFPYGAREQWTDSCNLLALKEGVVIGYDRNDKTLEAFRQKGFRIIRAADLIHEFEEGLSSPETLTDTFILLPSAELSRARGGSHCMSMPILRT; this comes from the coding sequence ATGCAACCCATTTTTGTCGCCAGTGAAGTAGGCACGCTTCAGCGGCTACTCATTCACAGTCCCGATTCCGGGTTAGGGAAGGTGGTGCCTTCCAAAGCTCAGGATTGGCTTTTCGAGGATATCGTCCATCTGGATACCATGCGGAAAGATGAGTACGATTATTACGTAAAAATTCTGCTATACTTTCTGGATCCGGAAAAAGTAAAGGGAAAGATTGCCCAGATTGACGCCGATCCGAAACGTTCATTCTATAAACCCGATCACCCGGAGTATTTCAATTCCGACAAAGTCATTGAGTTCCAGAAACTACTGGCCGATATTCTGGAACAGGAAGCCATCAAGACCAAGCTCATTGCGGCGATTTGTGCCGTGGAGCACGAGTGGTACAGCACCCAGGCCGAATTAAATGAGTTATCGCCCGTAGACCTGGCGAAAACGCTGATTTCGGGGACTACACCCAGCGGAGAAATGCTCTTTTCTCCCGTACCCAATCTTATTTTTACGCGGGATATTGGCATCACCATCAATGACCATTTGCTGTTGAACAAACCGGCCAAACAGGCCCGTACCCGAGAAGCTCTGCTGGCTCAGTACATTTTCTATACGCACCCGATTTTTGAACCCCTACGCGGAAAAATCATCGAGTTGCCCGACAATGAGTTGTACTTTCTCCTGCCCGACAACGAGAAAAATTACAACAAGACCACGCTCGAAGGCGGGGATGTGATGATGGTGGCTCCCAATCACCTCGTCATTGGAGTATCGGAGCGAACGACCGTTTTTGCGGCTCAGCAGTCGATTAAGATTTTGTTCGAAAAAAATGTAGTTGATAAAATTACGGTCGTCCGGATTCCATTCAAGCGGGATTACATGCACTTGGACACGGTCTGTACGCAGGTCAAGAAAAATGTTTGGGTGGTACTGGGTTCGCTACTGAAACAGGGTCGGCACGCGGAGGATCAGATTGATCCGACCATGAGCGGACTCATTCCGCCCAAAGCGGACGAAGATGTAAAGATTGTTCAGTTCTATAAAGATGGTACTTCGCCCAAAGAACTCGCCAGCCTGGAAGAACTGCTCACGCAGATTAGCGTAGAAGATCTGGGCTGTCGCGAAGAAGAGGTTACCTTTATTTTTTCGGGCAATAACGAGTTCCCTTACGGAGCCCGCGAGCAGTGGACCGACTCTTGTAACCTATTAGCATTAAAAGAAGGCGTAGTGATTGGTTACGACCGGAACGATAAAACACTGGAAGCGTTTCGGCAGAAGGGCTTTCGGATTATTCGGGCCGCGGATCTGATCCATGAATTTGAAGAAGGCCTCAGCTCGCCCGAAACCCTGACGGACACGTTTATTTTGTTACCCAGTGCCGAATTATCCCGGGCTCGCGGCGGCTCGCACTGCATGTCGATGCCCATTTTAAGAACGTAG
- the ctlX gene encoding citrulline utilization hydrolase CtlX, which yields MRTQSTSNLLMIRPVRFGFNEQTASSNAFQSLSIADQTKAIAQAKALEEFDEMVRLLRAKGMNVLVIDDTEEPHTPDSIFPNNWVSFHFNGTVITYPMQAENRRLERREDILRKIEEQFYINRRVDLTAFENEGKFLEGTGSMVLDRKYKIAYACLSPRTHEEVLDAFALQMNYEVVKFNAEDEMGRPIYHTNVLMCIGDLFAVVCLDAIPDPDEKFMVRSSLETSGRQVVEISLEQMKHFAGNMLQVRTTKGEQVLMMSTKAYESLTARQIDSLDDYCQILHTDLSIIEGNGGGSARCMIAEIHLPMKY from the coding sequence ATGAGAACACAGTCCACCTCTAATTTATTAATGATCCGGCCCGTACGCTTCGGGTTCAACGAACAGACGGCGTCGTCTAACGCCTTTCAGAGCCTAAGCATAGCCGATCAGACGAAGGCCATTGCTCAAGCCAAAGCCCTCGAAGAATTCGACGAAATGGTACGGTTGCTGCGGGCCAAAGGAATGAACGTACTGGTAATTGATGATACAGAGGAGCCGCATACACCCGACTCTATTTTTCCGAACAACTGGGTCAGTTTTCACTTCAACGGAACAGTGATTACGTATCCCATGCAGGCGGAAAACCGTCGACTCGAACGCCGGGAGGATATTCTTCGTAAAATCGAAGAGCAGTTTTACATCAATCGTCGCGTGGACCTGACGGCGTTTGAAAACGAAGGGAAGTTTCTGGAAGGAACGGGTTCGATGGTGCTGGACCGCAAGTACAAAATTGCGTACGCCTGCCTCTCGCCCCGGACGCACGAAGAAGTACTCGATGCCTTTGCTCTACAAATGAACTACGAGGTTGTTAAGTTCAATGCGGAAGATGAAATGGGACGACCCATTTATCATACCAACGTCCTCATGTGCATTGGGGATTTGTTCGCCGTCGTTTGTCTAGACGCAATTCCGGATCCGGACGAGAAGTTTATGGTCCGGAGTTCGCTCGAAACCTCGGGTCGGCAGGTGGTTGAAATCTCTCTGGAACAGATGAAACACTTTGCGGGGAATATGCTGCAGGTACGCACGACTAAAGGCGAGCAGGTGCTGATGATGTCTACGAAGGCCTACGAAAGTCTGACCGCCCGGCAAATTGATTCGCTGGATGATTACTGCCAGATTTTACATACCGACTTAAGCATCATTGAAGGCAACGGGGGTGGCTCGGCCCGCTGCATGATTGCCGAAATTCACCTGCCGATGAAGTATTGA
- a CDS encoding TonB-dependent receptor domain-containing protein, with protein MKKLLLLLTCLLGLQTAWAQFPMGGVTPQRKAIPGTADDNTPKGNSKITGFVVDSALTKAVEFASVALVNKVTNKPVDGTVADDKGKFTLNRVAAGEYKLLFSFIGYENKTVDGVIVAKGQDLDLGVIKLASKTKTLEEVTVTGQKELIEEKVDRLVYNAEKDIMAKGGDAADVLRKVPMLTVDLEGNLSLRGSRNVRVLINNKPSTIVASSVADALKQIPADMIKTVEVITSPSAKYDAEGSGGIINIITKKNTLQGLNLNVDAGVGNRGSNLSLNGNYRKGKIGFNLGGFGRANYNLKLQGFNDQTNYTGTGSTRTYQTTDGVNSGLFGNYNLGFDYDIAKNQSLTAGVRYGARNMLNDLNLNTQSFINDVLTGTVRRDVDTKNLSGTVDVNVDYLHTYKPQQEWSISTQYSRNDLTNNFDAIERNATEAMLNREKNINHNLNQEITLQTDYQTPLKKNQMLEFGAKGIMRTVNSDYQYLYGNGSEPLTQSTRQPSGALDYNQSVAGGYASYTLTTKNRYTIKAGTRYEYTTIEASTREGGDINIPNYGNLVPSLNVSKSFKGTTLKLGYNRRIQRPGIQQLNPNINAANPQNISIGNASLRPELTDNVELGVSKNIKKLFVNASFFGRFTDQTITQVVSANDTLAGGVLTTYQNIGSERAVGTNIFGNLAITSKWNVMLFSNILYSNLRGVARVSGSVSEPVSNSGFNVGGGLNTQIQFKNGWGAQAFGFLQGSQVQLQGRTGGFAFYSAGVKKDFKNKKGSIGIAGENFLTKSINIRTDRRSAQFTQLSDMHIFMRGVRLTFSYKIGKMTMDAPRKKGKSVNNDDVKSGGEGMQGGTPATGSGTTSRPR; from the coding sequence ATGAAAAAGCTTTTACTTCTTCTCACCTGTCTTCTTGGCCTTCAAACGGCCTGGGCTCAGTTTCCGATGGGGGGCGTTACTCCTCAGCGAAAAGCTATCCCCGGTACGGCTGACGACAATACGCCCAAAGGCAATTCCAAGATTACGGGTTTTGTCGTGGATTCAGCCCTTACTAAAGCCGTAGAATTCGCCAGCGTAGCCTTGGTCAATAAAGTAACTAACAAACCCGTCGATGGTACAGTAGCCGACGACAAGGGAAAATTTACCCTAAACCGCGTAGCCGCTGGCGAGTATAAATTGCTGTTTTCTTTCATCGGATACGAAAACAAGACCGTTGATGGCGTGATCGTCGCGAAAGGTCAGGATCTTGATCTGGGGGTTATTAAACTGGCTTCCAAAACCAAAACGCTGGAGGAAGTAACCGTTACGGGTCAAAAGGAACTCATCGAAGAAAAGGTAGACCGACTGGTGTATAACGCCGAAAAAGATATTATGGCGAAAGGTGGTGATGCCGCCGACGTCCTGCGGAAAGTACCCATGCTGACGGTCGACCTGGAAGGAAACCTTTCCCTTCGCGGCAGTCGGAACGTACGGGTTTTAATTAACAATAAGCCCAGTACCATCGTAGCCAGTAGCGTAGCGGATGCTCTCAAGCAAATTCCCGCGGATATGATCAAAACCGTGGAAGTAATCACCTCGCCCTCGGCTAAATACGATGCGGAAGGATCGGGCGGAATCATCAACATTATCACCAAGAAGAATACGCTGCAAGGTCTCAACCTGAACGTAGACGCTGGTGTAGGTAACCGGGGTTCTAACTTATCGCTGAACGGAAACTACCGCAAGGGTAAAATCGGGTTTAACCTGGGCGGCTTTGGCCGGGCTAACTATAACCTGAAACTACAGGGTTTTAACGATCAGACGAACTATACGGGTACCGGTTCAACGCGGACGTACCAAACGACGGATGGAGTTAACAGCGGCTTGTTCGGAAATTACAACCTGGGTTTTGATTACGACATTGCCAAGAATCAATCTCTTACGGCTGGCGTACGCTACGGAGCCCGGAACATGCTCAATGACCTGAATCTGAATACGCAGTCGTTTATTAATGACGTATTGACAGGTACGGTACGACGGGATGTAGATACGAAAAACCTGTCGGGTACGGTGGATGTGAACGTCGATTACCTGCACACCTACAAACCCCAGCAGGAATGGAGCATTTCTACCCAGTACAGCCGCAATGACCTGACCAATAATTTTGACGCGATCGAACGGAATGCTACGGAGGCAATGCTGAACCGGGAGAAAAACATCAACCATAACCTGAATCAGGAAATTACGCTGCAAACGGATTACCAGACGCCCCTCAAGAAAAACCAGATGCTGGAATTCGGAGCCAAGGGAATCATGCGTACCGTAAATAGCGATTACCAGTATCTGTACGGGAATGGCTCAGAACCGTTGACACAAAGTACCCGGCAACCTTCGGGAGCACTGGATTACAACCAGAGTGTGGCGGGTGGCTATGCTTCGTACACGCTGACGACGAAAAATCGGTATACCATCAAGGCCGGTACGCGTTACGAATACACAACGATTGAGGCTAGTACCCGGGAAGGCGGCGACATTAACATCCCTAATTACGGAAACCTGGTACCTAGTTTGAACGTTTCGAAAAGCTTTAAAGGTACGACCTTGAAACTGGGCTACAACCGCCGGATTCAGCGACCCGGCATTCAGCAATTGAATCCGAACATCAATGCAGCAAACCCGCAGAATATATCCATCGGTAACGCTTCTTTACGACCTGAATTGACGGACAACGTGGAATTAGGCGTTAGCAAAAACATTAAGAAGTTATTTGTGAATGCTAGCTTCTTTGGCCGTTTCACCGATCAAACCATTACCCAGGTCGTATCGGCTAACGATACACTCGCGGGTGGCGTATTGACTACCTATCAGAACATTGGCAGTGAGCGGGCCGTGGGTACGAACATTTTCGGTAATCTGGCCATTACCTCCAAATGGAACGTCATGCTGTTTTCGAATATCCTCTACTCCAACTTACGGGGCGTAGCCCGGGTTTCAGGTAGCGTTTCCGAACCCGTCAGCAACTCCGGTTTTAACGTAGGTGGTGGATTGAATACGCAGATTCAGTTCAAGAATGGCTGGGGTGCTCAGGCTTTTGGCTTCCTGCAAGGTTCGCAGGTGCAATTACAGGGTCGTACGGGTGGCTTTGCTTTCTACTCCGCGGGAGTTAAGAAAGATTTCAAAAATAAGAAAGGAAGCATTGGTATCGCCGGTGAAAACTTCCTGACCAAGAGCATCAACATTCGTACCGATCGTCGTTCTGCTCAATTCACGCAGCTGTCGGACATGCACATTTTCATGCGGGGCGTTCGTTTGACCTTTAGCTACAAGATTGGTAAAATGACCATGGATGCCCCCCGGAAAAAAGGTAAATCCGTCAATAATGACGACGTTAAATCGGGTGGTGAAGGCATGCAGGGCGGTACCCCCGCAACAGGCAGCGGTACTACCAGCCGACCTCGGTAA
- a CDS encoding O-methyltransferase, translating into MFRNFSSQALERMALLENQDRMDRTDGTPRSRRLRQISKETGQFLALLAANAPSGELIEIGTSAGYSTLWLALAARERGQRVKTFELDPEKCEMARETFRLAGMEDFIELIPGDFLSLSASLSGIAFCFLDAEKSLYDPCFQLVAPRVVKGGLLVADNAIDQYEGIKPMMDRALADEQWDCLTVPIGNGEFICRRT; encoded by the coding sequence ATGTTCCGAAACTTCTCTTCACAAGCCCTGGAACGCATGGCCCTGCTGGAAAATCAGGACCGCATGGACCGGACGGATGGAACACCGCGTTCCCGCCGCTTACGCCAGATTAGCAAAGAAACCGGGCAATTTCTGGCCCTGCTGGCGGCCAATGCCCCGTCGGGAGAACTGATCGAAATCGGCACCAGTGCCGGATACTCAACCCTCTGGCTAGCCCTGGCCGCCCGCGAACGAGGCCAGCGGGTGAAAACCTTTGAACTCGACCCGGAAAAGTGCGAGATGGCCCGCGAAACGTTCCGTCTGGCGGGTATGGAGGATTTTATCGAACTCATTCCCGGTGATTTTCTCAGTCTGAGTGCTTCCCTGTCCGGCATTGCTTTTTGCTTTCTGGATGCGGAAAAGAGTCTATACGATCCCTGTTTCCAGCTTGTAGCTCCTCGCGTAGTCAAGGGCGGACTGCTTGTCGCAGATAATGCCATTGATCAATACGAAGGTATCAAACCCATGATGGATCGAGCCTTAGCGGATGAACAGTGGGACTGTCTGACCGTTCCGATTGGCAACGGCGAGTTTATCTGTCGACGTACGTAA
- the acs gene encoding acetate--CoA ligase: MSAIPFQLRSFDEYKELYSKSVNDPEGFWAEIASNFYWRKPWIKTLQWNFSDPDIKWFAGGKLNITENALDRHLAERGDQVAIIWEPNDPHEDSVKITYRQLHQRVCRFANVLKKQGVKKGDRVCIYLPMVPELAIAVLACARIGAVHSVVFGGFSSQSIADRINDAQCKVVVTSDGAYRGSKEIPMKATVDDALVTCPSVETVLVMTRTRTPVYMLKGRDRWWEQEEKYVTNECPAEEMDAEDMLFILYTSGSTGKPKGVVHTTGGYMVYAAYTFANVFQYQPGEIHFCTADIGWITGHSYIVYGPLCCGATTLMFEGVPTFPDAGRLWDIVDKHSVNILYTAPTAIRSLMSFGLQYVENKDLSSLTKLGSVGEPINEEAWHWFHDHIGKGKCPIADTWWQTETGGLMISPIAGITPEKPTFATLPLPGVQPMLVDENGKEIEGNGVSGNLCIKFPWPGILRTTYGDHERCKQTYFSTYPNLYFTGDGCLRDEDGYYRITGRVDDVLNVSGHRIGTAEVENAINMHLGVVESAVVGYPHDVKGQGIYAYIITEEPLDDVDLTRRDILATVSRVIGPIAKPDKIQFVSGLPKTRSGKIMRRILRKIAEGDTGNLGDTSTLLDPNVVEEIKSGAL; this comes from the coding sequence ATGAGTGCTATCCCCTTCCAGTTGCGGAGTTTTGACGAGTACAAAGAACTATATAGTAAGTCAGTAAACGACCCGGAAGGCTTCTGGGCCGAAATTGCGTCTAACTTTTACTGGCGGAAGCCCTGGATTAAAACGCTTCAGTGGAATTTCTCAGACCCGGACATCAAGTGGTTTGCGGGTGGTAAACTGAACATTACCGAAAACGCTCTTGACCGTCACCTGGCCGAGCGGGGCGATCAGGTAGCCATTATTTGGGAACCCAACGATCCCCACGAAGATTCCGTAAAAATCACGTATCGTCAGTTACACCAACGCGTATGCCGTTTTGCCAACGTTTTGAAAAAACAGGGCGTGAAAAAAGGTGATCGCGTGTGTATTTACTTACCTATGGTACCCGAGCTGGCGATTGCCGTACTGGCCTGTGCCCGTATTGGAGCCGTTCACTCAGTCGTATTCGGTGGTTTTTCTTCGCAGTCCATTGCCGATCGGATCAACGATGCTCAGTGTAAAGTCGTGGTAACCTCCGACGGAGCATACCGGGGTTCGAAAGAAATTCCGATGAAAGCTACCGTGGATGACGCTCTGGTTACTTGTCCTTCGGTGGAAACGGTACTCGTTATGACCCGTACCCGCACCCCTGTGTACATGCTCAAGGGCCGCGACCGCTGGTGGGAACAGGAAGAGAAGTACGTGACCAACGAATGCCCCGCTGAAGAGATGGATGCTGAGGATATGCTCTTTATTCTCTACACCTCCGGATCGACGGGCAAACCAAAGGGCGTGGTACATACGACGGGTGGGTATATGGTATACGCGGCGTACACGTTTGCCAACGTTTTCCAGTACCAGCCCGGTGAAATTCACTTCTGCACCGCCGATATTGGCTGGATTACTGGCCACAGTTATATCGTATACGGACCGCTTTGCTGCGGAGCCACTACGCTAATGTTCGAGGGCGTTCCCACCTTCCCCGACGCGGGTCGCCTTTGGGATATTGTCGACAAGCATTCCGTTAACATTCTGTATACCGCTCCTACGGCCATTCGTTCGCTGATGAGCTTTGGTTTGCAGTACGTTGAAAACAAAGATCTTTCGTCGCTAACCAAGCTTGGCTCCGTGGGTGAACCCATCAACGAAGAAGCCTGGCACTGGTTCCACGATCACATTGGGAAGGGGAAATGCCCCATCGCCGATACCTGGTGGCAAACCGAAACGGGTGGTCTGATGATTTCACCCATTGCCGGAATCACGCCCGAAAAACCTACGTTTGCTACGCTACCACTGCCGGGGGTACAACCCATGCTGGTAGACGAAAACGGCAAGGAAATTGAAGGCAACGGCGTATCGGGTAACCTCTGTATCAAGTTCCCCTGGCCGGGTATTCTGCGGACGACTTACGGCGATCACGAACGCTGCAAGCAAACGTATTTCAGTACCTACCCGAACCTGTACTTCACGGGTGACGGTTGTCTACGGGACGAGGACGGCTATTACCGCATCACGGGTCGGGTCGATGACGTACTGAACGTATCGGGTCACCGCATTGGTACGGCGGAAGTCGAAAATGCCATCAACATGCACTTGGGCGTAGTGGAAAGTGCCGTGGTGGGCTATCCGCATGACGTGAAAGGTCAGGGTATTTACGCGTATATCATTACGGAAGAACCGCTCGATGACGTCGATTTGACCCGCCGGGATATTCTGGCGACGGTATCTCGGGTGATTGGACCCATTGCTAAACCGGATAAAATTCAGTTTGTCAGCGGATTACCTAAAACGCGTTCGGGAAAAATCATGCGACGGATTCTTCGTAAAATTGCCGAAGGCGATACTGGTAACCTCGGAGACACCTCCACCCTGCTTGACCCCAATGTGGTCGAAGAAATCAAAAGTGGAGCCTTGTAA
- a CDS encoding response regulator transcription factor — translation MMKILIVDDEPGIVMSLEFLMKKEGYQVYIARDGAEALDIIHQEQPQLVLLDIMMPSVDGYEVCRQVKGSDLLRQTKIVFLSAKSKESDIEKGLSYGADLYLTKPFSTRNLMAKVQELTA, via the coding sequence ATGATGAAAATCTTAATTGTCGACGATGAACCCGGCATTGTCATGTCCCTGGAATTCCTGATGAAAAAGGAAGGCTATCAGGTATATATTGCCCGCGATGGAGCCGAAGCCCTCGATATTATTCACCAGGAGCAGCCGCAACTGGTACTACTCGATATAATGATGCCCAGCGTGGACGGCTATGAAGTCTGTCGGCAGGTGAAAGGCTCAGATCTGCTTCGGCAGACGAAAATTGTCTTCCTCAGTGCCAAAAGCAAAGAGAGTGACATTGAAAAAGGCCTCTCTTACGGAGCTGATCTATACTTGACCAAACCCTTCTCGACTCGTAACTTAATGGCCAAAGTTCAGGAACTTACGGCCTAA